In the genome of Candidatus Electrothrix rattekaaiensis, the window GCGAAGAGCAGGTTTCTGTGGAAAGCCTTTCTCAGGAGCTGGAAGAAACCCGTACCAATATGTTGCGCATTGCAGCAGATGCTGAGAACTTCAAAAAACGGATGGAGCGTGATAAGGCCAAGCTGCTCAAATACGCCGGTGAAAACATTCTGCGGGAACTACTGTCCACTGTGGATAATCTCGACCGCGCCTTAGAGCAGGGTGCAGTTGAAGGCGGCGATCCTGCACAGAAACTTGAAGCCTTGCTGGCCGGGGTGGAGCTGACCAAGAAGGGGCTGAGTACTGTGCTGGAACGCTTTGAGGTCACCCCGCTGGATGCCTTGGAAAAACCTTTTAATCCCGATGAAATGGATGCGTTGACCATGGAGGCCAGTGAAGAAATACCGGCTAATCATGTTATCACCGAATTTGCCAAGGGCTATACCTTTAAAGATCGCGTCTTACGACATGCGCAGGTCGTGGTTTCCAGTGGACCAGCAGAGACAGCAGCGTAACCGTGAAGAGGAATCATCTTTCTTGGTATTTTCTGCTCATAGAACGCAATAAGTCATCATTCCATCCTTGACAATACCGCTTTAATGCGCATTGTAGGAAATGGAAAAAAGGAATCTACCAAGAAAAGTACTCACAAAAATAGATCCAGAGATAAAGAACAGCCCGGAAGCTGTTTTCAGGATAAAGAGAGAAAGGAGAAAAAACATGAGCAAAATAATAGGAATTGACTTAGGAACCACCAACTCTTGTGTTGCCATTATGGATGGTGGTGACCCTAAGGTCATTGAAAATAGCGAAGGAACAAGGACTACCCCCTCTATTGTCGCCTTTTCCGACAGCGGCGAGCGGCTGGTTGGGCAGGTGGCAAAACGTCAGGCGGTCACCAACCCGACCAAGACATTGTTTGCTATCAAACGACTGATCGGACGTAAATTCAGCGATCCCGAGGTGCAAAAATCCATTGAGCTGAGCCCGTTTGAAATTGTGGAAGGCCCGAACGGAGACGCTATGGTTAAAGTGGACGGCAAGTCCTACTCCGCAGCAGAGATTTCCGCCATAACCTTGGGCAAGATGAAGAAGACAGCGGAAGAGTATCTTGGTGAGACCGTGACCGAGGCGGTTGTCACTGTGCCTGCCTACTTCAATGACGCCCAGCGTCAAGCAACCAAGGATGCGGGTAAGATTGCCGGTCTGAACGTACAGCGTATCATCAACGAGCCCACCGCCGCCTCCTTGGCCTATGGTCTGGACAAAAAAGGTGAGGAGAAAATAGCGGTCTTTGATCTGGGCGGTGGTACCTTTGACGTTTCCATTCTTGAGATCGGCGATGGGGTATTTGAGGTAAAATCCACCAACGGTGATACCTTCCTCGGTGGCGAAGACTTTGACATGCGCATCGTTAACTGGCTGGCTGACGAGTTCAAACGGGAAAATGGTGTTGATCTGCGTAGCGACAAGATGGCCTTGCAACGTCTGAAAGAAGAGGCAGAAAAGGCGAAAAAGGAACTGTCCTCTTCCATGGAGACAGATATCAACCTGCCCTTTATCACGGCGGATGCCACTGGACCCAAGCATCTGAACGTGAAACTGTCCCGGGCAAAACTGGAATCCCTAGTTGCGGATCTCATTGACCGCTGCGAAGGCCCCTGCCTGACCGCGCTCAAGGATGCTGGCCTGTCCGCCTCTGATATCGACGAGGTCATCTTGGTCGGCGGTATGATCCGGATGCCCAAGGTTCAGGAAAAGGTTAAACAGATCTTCGGCAAGGATCCCCATAAGGGCGTTAACCCAGACGAAGTTGTTGCCATCGGTGCAGCGATTCAGGGCGGTGTTCTCCGAGGTGATGTCAAAGACGTTCTGCTGCTGGATGTTACCCCGCTCTCTCTCGGTATTGAGACGCTGGGTGGTGTTATGACCAAGCTGATTGAAAAAAACACCACAGTCCCGACCAAGAAGAGCCAGATCTTCTCTACAGCGGCGGACAACCAGCCTGCCGTGTCCATTCATGTGCTCCAGGGT includes:
- a CDS encoding nucleotide exchange factor GrpE gives rise to the protein MTEENKIEAEILEEEQEVQDPQPTEQAELEAAEEVAGEGEEQVSVESLSQELEETRTNMLRIAADAENFKKRMERDKAKLLKYAGENILRELLSTVDNLDRALEQGAVEGGDPAQKLEALLAGVELTKKGLSTVLERFEVTPLDALEKPFNPDEMDALTMEASEEIPANHVITEFAKGYTFKDRVLRHAQVVVSSGPAETAA
- the dnaK gene encoding molecular chaperone DnaK yields the protein MSKIIGIDLGTTNSCVAIMDGGDPKVIENSEGTRTTPSIVAFSDSGERLVGQVAKRQAVTNPTKTLFAIKRLIGRKFSDPEVQKSIELSPFEIVEGPNGDAMVKVDGKSYSAAEISAITLGKMKKTAEEYLGETVTEAVVTVPAYFNDAQRQATKDAGKIAGLNVQRIINEPTAASLAYGLDKKGEEKIAVFDLGGGTFDVSILEIGDGVFEVKSTNGDTFLGGEDFDMRIVNWLADEFKRENGVDLRSDKMALQRLKEEAEKAKKELSSSMETDINLPFITADATGPKHLNVKLSRAKLESLVADLIDRCEGPCLTALKDAGLSASDIDEVILVGGMIRMPKVQEKVKQIFGKDPHKGVNPDEVVAIGAAIQGGVLRGDVKDVLLLDVTPLSLGIETLGGVMTKLIEKNTTVPTKKSQIFSTAADNQPAVSIHVLQGEREMADANKTIGRFELTDIPTAPRGVPQIEVTFDLDANGILHVSAKDMGTGKEQSIRITASSGLSEEEIENMKKDAELHAEEDKKRKEMVEAKNNADSIIHMTEKTLGELGDKVDAETKGNVEREIENLKKALESDDLDSIKSATEALTQASHKLAELMYAQASQNQGDAAGAAGAAGADAGKASSGNDDDDVVDADFEEVK